Proteins encoded in a region of the Pseudomonas shahriarae genome:
- the pdxB gene encoding 4-phosphoerythronate dehydrogenase PdxB encodes MLIVADENIPLLDAFFEGFGEIRRVPGRAIDRAAIEQADVLLVRSVTNVNRALLEGTPVRFVGTCTIGTDHLDLDYFQRAGIQWSSAPGCNARGVVDYVLGSLLTLAEIEGADLNQRTYGIVGAGEVGGRLVKVLKGLGWKVLVCDPPRQVAEDGDYVSLEQIIEQCDVISLHTPLKKSGSGSTWHLLDRQRLEQLQPGTWLINASRGPVVDNAALREVLLDREDLQAVLDVWEGEPEVDVELAELCVLATPHIAGYSLDGKQRGTAQIYQALCAHLGQPASIQLSDLLPEPWLAEVNLNASTDPAWALATLCRSVYDPRRDDADFRRSLVGTVEEQRKAFDLLRKHYPDRREIDGLKVRISGESAALQALVTSLGASLC; translated from the coding sequence ATGCTGATTGTTGCCGACGAAAATATCCCGCTGCTCGATGCGTTCTTCGAAGGGTTTGGCGAGATCCGCCGCGTGCCCGGTCGGGCCATTGACCGCGCCGCCATTGAACAGGCCGATGTGCTGCTGGTGCGCTCGGTGACCAACGTCAACCGCGCGCTGCTGGAAGGCACGCCGGTACGGTTCGTCGGCACCTGCACCATCGGCACCGATCACCTGGACCTCGATTACTTTCAGCGGGCCGGTATCCAATGGTCCAGCGCGCCGGGTTGCAACGCCCGGGGGGTGGTGGATTATGTGCTGGGGAGCCTGTTGACCCTGGCTGAAATCGAGGGCGCAGACCTGAACCAGCGGACGTATGGCATCGTCGGTGCCGGTGAAGTGGGCGGGCGCCTGGTCAAGGTGCTCAAGGGCCTGGGTTGGAAAGTGCTGGTCTGCGATCCGCCACGCCAGGTCGCCGAAGACGGTGATTACGTCAGCCTGGAACAGATCATCGAGCAATGTGATGTGATCAGCCTGCATACCCCGCTGAAAAAATCCGGCAGTGGCTCGACCTGGCACCTGCTGGATCGCCAGCGCCTGGAGCAGTTGCAGCCGGGTACCTGGCTGATCAACGCCAGCCGCGGCCCGGTGGTGGATAATGCGGCGCTGCGCGAGGTGTTGCTGGACCGCGAAGACCTGCAGGCGGTGCTGGATGTGTGGGAAGGCGAGCCCGAAGTGGATGTCGAGTTGGCCGAGTTGTGCGTGCTGGCGACCCCGCATATCGCCGGCTACAGCCTGGACGGCAAGCAGCGCGGCACGGCGCAGATCTACCAGGCGCTGTGCGCGCACCTTGGGCAGCCGGCGAGCATTCAGTTGAGTGACTTGCTGCCTGAGCCTTGGCTGGCGGAGGTTAACCTCAATGCCAGCACCGACCCGGCCTGGGCCCTGGCGACGCTGTGCCGCAGCGTCTACGACCCGCGGCGCGATGATGCAGATTTCCGCCGCAGCCTCGTGGGCACTGTGGAGGAGCAGCGCAAGGCGTTCGACCTGCTGCGCAAGCACTATCCGGACCGCCGCGAGATTGACGGCTTGAAGGTGCGGATCAGCGGTGAGTCGGCAGCCTTGCAGGCCCTCGTCACCAGCTTGGGCGCAAGCCTTTGCTGA
- a CDS encoding ABC transporter transmembrane domain-containing protein — MLSMLSARQRRAIRLATRFIAPYRWQAVGALLALIVTAGITLSMGQGIRLLVDQGFMTQSPHLLNQSIGLFMILVLGLAVGTFARFYLVSWIGERVVADIRRLVFNHLIYLHPGFYEHNRSSEIQSRLTADTTLLQSVIGSSLSLFLRNALMVIGGIVLLFITNPKLTSIVVVALPLVLAPILIFGRRVRSLSRQSQDRIADVGSYVSETLGQIKTVQAYNHQVQDEQRFARTVEEAFTTARKRIVQRAWLITLVIVLVLGAVGVMLWVGGMDVIAGRISGGELAAFVFYSLIVGSAFGTLSEVIGELQRAAGAAERIAELLQSSNDIQAPATGAIKLPQRVSGRLELQDLYFSYPSRPDRYAIEGLNLSVKAGETLALVGPSGAGKSTLFDLLLRFYDPQQGQVLLEGQPLTDLDPLDLRRCFALVSQSPALFFGSVEDNIRYGNPQASFAQVEEAARIAHAHDFILQMPDGYQTHLGDGGLGLSGGQRQRLAIARALLVDAPILLLDEATSALDAQSEHLIQQALPQLMQGRTTLVIAHRLATVKNADRIAVMDQGKLVAVGTHQQLIASNPLYARLAALQFSDGHDEP; from the coding sequence ATGCTCTCCATGCTTTCAGCCCGTCAACGCCGCGCCATTCGCCTGGCCACCCGCTTTATTGCCCCCTATCGCTGGCAGGCTGTCGGCGCCTTGCTCGCGCTGATCGTCACCGCAGGCATTACCTTGTCCATGGGCCAGGGTATTCGGCTGTTGGTGGACCAGGGCTTTATGACCCAATCGCCGCACCTGCTTAACCAGTCCATCGGCCTGTTCATGATCCTCGTACTGGGTCTGGCGGTGGGCACGTTTGCGCGCTTTTACCTGGTGTCGTGGATCGGCGAGCGGGTGGTCGCGGACATTCGTCGGCTGGTGTTCAACCACCTGATCTACCTGCATCCGGGGTTCTACGAGCACAACCGCAGCTCGGAAATCCAGTCGCGCTTGACCGCCGACACTACATTGCTGCAATCGGTGATCGGCTCATCCTTGTCGCTGTTCCTGCGCAACGCGTTGATGGTGATCGGCGGGATTGTGTTGCTGTTTATCACCAACCCCAAGCTCACCAGCATTGTGGTGGTGGCGCTGCCGCTGGTGCTGGCGCCGATTCTGATCTTCGGTCGCCGCGTGCGCAGCTTGTCGCGCCAGAGCCAGGACCGGATTGCCGACGTCGGCAGCTACGTGTCCGAGACCCTGGGCCAGATCAAGACCGTGCAGGCCTACAACCATCAGGTGCAGGATGAGCAGCGCTTCGCGCGGACGGTGGAGGAGGCGTTCACCACGGCGCGCAAACGCATCGTCCAGCGTGCCTGGCTGATCACCCTGGTGATTGTGCTGGTGCTGGGTGCCGTCGGCGTGATGCTGTGGGTGGGCGGCATGGATGTGATTGCCGGGCGCATCTCCGGCGGTGAGCTGGCGGCCTTTGTGTTCTACAGCCTGATCGTCGGCAGCGCCTTTGGCACCTTGAGCGAAGTGATCGGCGAGTTGCAACGGGCTGCCGGGGCGGCAGAGCGAATCGCCGAGCTGTTGCAGTCGAGCAATGACATCCAGGCGCCGGCGACTGGTGCGATCAAGTTGCCGCAACGGGTCAGTGGCCGTCTGGAGCTGCAAGACCTGTATTTCTCCTACCCCTCGCGTCCTGACCGCTATGCCATCGAAGGCCTGAACCTGAGCGTCAAGGCTGGCGAAACCCTGGCCCTGGTCGGCCCGTCCGGGGCGGGCAAGTCCACCCTGTTCGACTTGCTGTTGCGTTTCTATGACCCGCAGCAGGGGCAGGTGCTGCTCGAAGGCCAGCCGCTGACCGATCTCGACCCGCTGGACCTGCGCCGCTGCTTTGCCTTGGTGTCCCAGAGCCCGGCGCTGTTTTTTGGCAGCGTCGAAGACAACATCCGCTACGGCAACCCGCAGGCCAGTTTTGCCCAGGTCGAAGAAGCGGCGCGCATTGCCCATGCCCACGATTTCATCCTGCAAATGCCTGACGGTTACCAGACCCATCTGGGGGATGGCGGCCTGGGCCTTTCCGGCGGTCAGCGCCAGCGTCTGGCCATTGCCCGGGCCTTGCTGGTGGATGCGCCCATTCTGTTGCTGGACGAGGCCACCAGTGCCTTGGACGCGCAGAGCGAGCATTTGATCCAGCAGGCGTTGCCGCAACTGATGCAGGGGCGCACCACTCTGGTGATCGCCCACCGCCTGGCCACGGTAAAAAACGCCGACCGGATCGCGGTGATGGATCAAGGGAAATTGGTCGCAGTGGGCACCCATCAGCAGCTGATTGCCAGCAACCCGCTGTATGCGCGGCTGGCGGCCCTGCAATTCAGCGATGGCCACGACGAACCCTAA
- the tusA gene encoding sulfurtransferase TusA, whose translation MSDIFDPAVDGTLDATGLNCPEPVMMLHQHIRDLAPGGLLKVIATDPSTRRDIPKFCVFLDHELVEQREEAGTYLYWIRKKLA comes from the coding sequence ATGAGCGACATTTTTGACCCTGCCGTCGACGGCACCCTCGACGCCACCGGCCTCAACTGCCCGGAGCCGGTAATGATGCTGCACCAGCACATCCGCGACCTGGCGCCCGGCGGCCTGCTCAAGGTGATCGCGACCGATCCCTCGACCCGCCGCGATATCCCCAAGTTCTGTGTGTTCCTGGACCATGAACTGGTGGAACAGCGCGAAGAGGCGGGGACTTACCTGTACTGGATCCGCAAGAAGCTCGCTTAA
- the acnA gene encoding aconitate hydratase AcnA: MSSVDSLRTLKTLQIDSKTYHYFSLPEAAKSLGDLDKLPMSLKVLLENLLRWEDDKTVTGADLKALAAWLKERRSDREIQYRPARVLMQDFTGVPAVVDLAAMRAAVAKAGGDPQRINPLSPVDLVIDHSVMVDKFGNADAFEQNVDIEMQRNGERYAFLRWGQSAFDNFSVVPPGTGICHQVNLEYLGRTVWTKDEDGRTYAFPDTLVGTDSHTTMINGLGVLGWGVGGIEAEAAMLGQPVSMLIPEVIGFKLTGKLKEGITATDLVLTVTQMLRKKGVVGKFVEFYGDGLADLPLADRATIANMAPEYGATCGFFPVDDVTLDYLRLSGRPAATVKLVEAYTKAQGLWRNAGEEPVFTDSLALDMGTVEASLAGPKRPQDRVSLPDVSQAFSDFLDLQFKPASKEEGRLESEGGGGVAVGNADLVGEADYDFEGQTYRLKNGAVVIAAITSCTNTSNPSVMMAAGLVAKKAVEKGLSRKPWVKSSLAPGSKVVTDYYNAAGLTPYLDQLGFDLVGYGCTTCIGNSGPLPEPIEKAIQQADLTVASVLSGNRNFEGRVHPLVKTNWLASPPLVVAYALAGTVRIDISSEPLGTGKDGQPVYLRDIWPSSQEIADAVAQVSTGMFHKEYAEVFAGDAQWQAIEVPQAATYVWQEDSTYIQHPPFFDDIAGPLPVIKDVQGANILALLGDSVTTDHISPAGNIKADSPAGRYLREQGVEPRDFNSYGSRRGNHEVMMRGTFANIRIRNEMLGGEEGGNTLYIPTGEKMPIYDAAMKYQASGTPLVVIAGQEYGTGSSRDWAAKGTNLLGVKAVIAESFERIHRSNLVGMGVLPLQFKLDQNRKALQLTGKEKIDILGLTHAEIEPRMNLTLVITREDGRSEKVEVLCRIDTLNEVEYFKAGGILHYVLRQLIAS; this comes from the coding sequence ATGTCATCCGTTGATAGCCTGAGAACCCTTAAGACCCTGCAGATCGACAGCAAGACCTACCACTACTTCAGCCTGCCCGAAGCCGCCAAGAGCCTGGGAGACCTGGACAAGTTGCCGATGTCCCTCAAGGTGCTGCTGGAAAACCTGCTGCGCTGGGAGGACGACAAAACCGTCACCGGCGCCGACCTCAAGGCCCTTGCCGCCTGGCTCAAGGAGCGCCGCTCCGATCGCGAAATACAGTACCGCCCGGCCCGGGTATTGATGCAGGACTTTACCGGCGTACCCGCCGTGGTCGACCTGGCCGCCATGCGCGCCGCCGTGGCCAAGGCCGGTGGCGATCCGCAGCGCATCAACCCGCTGTCGCCGGTGGACCTGGTGATTGACCACTCGGTGATGGTCGACAAGTTCGGCAATGCCGACGCCTTCGAGCAAAACGTCGATATCGAAATGCAGCGCAACGGCGAACGTTATGCGTTCCTGCGCTGGGGCCAGAGCGCCTTTGATAATTTCAGCGTCGTGCCGCCGGGTACCGGCATCTGTCACCAGGTCAACCTGGAGTACCTGGGCCGCACCGTGTGGACCAAGGACGAAGATGGCCGCACCTACGCCTTCCCCGACACCCTGGTGGGCACCGACTCCCACACCACCATGATCAACGGCCTCGGTGTGCTGGGCTGGGGCGTGGGCGGTATCGAGGCAGAAGCAGCGATGCTCGGCCAGCCGGTGTCGATGCTGATCCCGGAAGTGATCGGCTTCAAGCTCACCGGCAAATTGAAAGAAGGCATCACCGCCACCGACCTGGTACTGACGGTCACGCAGATGCTGCGTAAAAAAGGCGTAGTGGGCAAGTTCGTCGAGTTCTATGGCGACGGCCTCGCCGACCTTCCCCTGGCCGACCGCGCCACCATCGCCAACATGGCCCCGGAATACGGCGCCACCTGCGGCTTTTTCCCAGTGGATGACGTGACCCTGGACTACCTGCGCCTGTCGGGCCGGCCTGCCGCCACCGTCAAGCTGGTCGAGGCCTATACCAAGGCCCAGGGCCTGTGGCGCAACGCCGGTGAAGAACCAGTGTTCACCGACAGCCTGGCCCTCGACATGGGCACTGTCGAGGCCAGCCTGGCCGGGCCGAAACGCCCACAGGACCGGGTCTCGCTGCCGGATGTGAGCCAGGCCTTCAGCGACTTCCTCGACTTGCAGTTCAAGCCTGCCAGCAAGGAAGAAGGTCGCCTGGAAAGTGAAGGCGGTGGCGGTGTTGCGGTGGGCAATGCCGACCTGGTGGGTGAAGCCGACTACGACTTCGAAGGCCAGACCTATCGCCTGAAAAACGGCGCGGTGGTGATTGCGGCGATTACTTCGTGCACCAACACCTCCAACCCGAGCGTGATGATGGCCGCCGGCCTGGTCGCGAAAAAAGCCGTGGAAAAGGGCCTGAGCCGCAAGCCCTGGGTAAAGAGCTCGCTGGCGCCAGGCTCCAAGGTGGTCACCGACTACTACAACGCCGCCGGCCTGACCCCCTACCTGGACCAACTGGGCTTCGACCTGGTGGGCTATGGCTGCACCACCTGCATCGGCAACTCCGGGCCGCTGCCTGAGCCTATCGAGAAAGCCATTCAGCAAGCCGACCTGACGGTAGCGTCGGTGCTGTCCGGCAACCGAAACTTCGAAGGCCGCGTGCACCCGCTGGTGAAAACCAACTGGCTGGCCTCGCCACCGCTGGTGGTGGCCTATGCCCTGGCCGGGACCGTGCGCATTGATATCAGCAGCGAGCCCCTCGGTACCGGCAAGGATGGCCAGCCGGTCTACCTGCGCGATATCTGGCCCAGCAGCCAGGAGATCGCCGACGCGGTGGCCCAGGTCAGCACCGGCATGTTCCACAAGGAATACGCCGAGGTGTTTGCCGGTGACGCACAGTGGCAAGCCATTGAAGTGCCGCAGGCCGCAACCTATGTGTGGCAGGAAGACTCCACCTATATCCAGCACCCGCCGTTTTTCGATGACATCGCCGGGCCGCTGCCGGTGATCAAGGATGTGCAGGGCGCCAATATCCTGGCGCTGCTTGGCGACTCGGTGACCACCGACCACATCTCCCCTGCCGGCAATATCAAGGCCGACAGCCCTGCCGGACGCTACCTGCGCGAACAGGGTGTGGAACCGCGGGACTTCAACTCCTACGGCTCGCGCCGCGGCAACCATGAAGTGATGATGCGCGGCACCTTCGCCAACATCCGCATCCGCAACGAAATGCTCGGCGGCGAAGAAGGGGGCAACACCCTCTACATTCCTACCGGCGAGAAGATGCCGATCTACGATGCGGCCATGAAATACCAGGCATCCGGCACGCCATTGGTGGTGATCGCCGGCCAGGAATACGGCACCGGCTCCAGCCGCGACTGGGCCGCCAAGGGCACCAACTTGCTGGGGGTCAAGGCGGTGATCGCCGAGAGCTTCGAGCGCATCCACCGCTCCAACCTGGTGGGCATGGGCGTGCTGCCGTTGCAGTTCAAGCTGGACCAGAACCGCAAGGCCCTGCAGCTGACCGGCAAGGAGAAGATCGACATCCTCGGCCTGACCCATGCCGAGATCGAGCCACGCATGAACCTGACGCTGGTGATTACCCGCGAAGATGGCCGCAGCGAGAAAGTCGAGGTGCTGTGCCGGATCGACACCCTCAATGAAGTTGAGTACTTCAAGGCGGGCGGGATTCTGCACTATGTACTGCGTCAGTTGATTGCTTCATAA
- a CDS encoding transglycosylase SLT domain-containing protein, with protein sequence MRSRLFSFLSCLLLSSTAVQTAQAVDLTTQRQYYDQAKRALAKGDTGPYMQYSQALADYPLTPYLAYDELTARLKSASNQEIEQFLAKHGDLPQANWMKLRWLRWLAERGDWQTFEKYYDAKLNFTELDCLHGQYQLSHNLKAEGYKTAEALWMTGKSQPAACDATFGQWAAAGQLTEQKIWDRTKLAAEARNYALANSLVKTLPTLGAQGRLMVDVAQKPAMLSDPSRFLPATAAMSDAVGLGLRRLARQNPEQAMALLDGYASSMHFSRDEKVSIAREIGLTLARRYDPRALDVMTKYDPELRDNTVSEWRLRLLLRLARWEDAYQLTRKLPQDLATTNRWRYWQARALELAEPKNPHALVLYKGLAKERDFYGFLAADRSQAPYQLNNQPLVMSQALINKVRNTPGVRRALEFYARGQIVDGRREWYHVSRHFNRDEMVAQAKLAYDMKWYFPAIRTISQAKYWDDLDIRFPMAHRDTLVREAKVRGLHSSWVFAITRQESAFMDDARSGVGASGLMQLMPATAKETARKFSIPLASPQQVLDPDKNIQLGAAYLSQVHSQFNGNRVLASAAYNAGPGRVRQWLRGADHLSFDVWVESIPFDETRQYVQNVLSYSVIYGQKLNSPQPLVDWHERYFDDQ encoded by the coding sequence ACCTGGCCTATGACGAACTGACCGCCCGCCTGAAGTCCGCGAGCAACCAGGAAATCGAACAGTTCCTGGCCAAACATGGCGACCTGCCCCAGGCCAACTGGATGAAACTGCGCTGGTTGCGCTGGCTGGCCGAGCGTGGCGATTGGCAGACCTTTGAAAAGTACTACGACGCCAAGCTCAATTTCACCGAACTGGACTGCCTCCACGGCCAATACCAGTTGAGCCACAACCTCAAGGCCGAAGGCTACAAGACCGCCGAAGCCCTGTGGATGACCGGTAAATCCCAACCCGCCGCCTGCGATGCCACCTTTGGCCAATGGGCCGCCGCCGGGCAATTGACCGAACAGAAAATCTGGGACCGCACCAAGCTGGCCGCCGAAGCCCGTAACTATGCGCTGGCCAACAGCCTGGTGAAAACCTTGCCCACCCTGGGCGCCCAGGGCCGCTTGATGGTGGATGTGGCGCAAAAGCCCGCCATGCTCAGCGACCCATCACGCTTCCTGCCGGCCACCGCGGCCATGTCCGACGCCGTCGGCCTGGGCTTGCGCCGCCTGGCGCGCCAGAATCCGGAACAAGCCATGGCCCTGCTGGATGGGTATGCCAGCAGCATGCACTTCTCCCGTGACGAAAAAGTCTCCATCGCCCGGGAAATCGGCCTGACCCTGGCGCGCCGCTACGACCCGCGCGCCCTGGATGTGATGACCAAATACGACCCGGAACTGCGTGACAACACCGTCTCCGAATGGCGCCTGCGCCTGCTGCTGCGCCTGGCCCGCTGGGAAGATGCCTACCAGTTGACCCGCAAGCTGCCCCAGGACCTGGCCACCACCAACCGCTGGCGCTACTGGCAGGCCCGCGCCCTGGAACTGGCCGAGCCGAAGAACCCCCATGCACTGGTGCTGTACAAGGGCCTGGCAAAGGAGCGGGATTTTTATGGCTTCCTTGCCGCGGATCGCTCCCAGGCCCCGTATCAACTCAATAATCAGCCGCTGGTCATGAGCCAGGCGCTGATCAACAAGGTGCGCAATACCCCGGGTGTACGCCGCGCCCTGGAATTTTATGCCCGTGGCCAGATCGTCGACGGCCGCCGCGAGTGGTATCACGTCAGCCGCCACTTCAACCGTGACGAAATGGTTGCCCAGGCCAAGCTCGCCTACGACATGAAGTGGTACTTCCCAGCGATCCGCACCATCAGCCAGGCCAAGTACTGGGACGACCTGGATATCCGCTTCCCCATGGCCCACCGCGACACTCTGGTGCGTGAAGCCAAGGTCCGTGGCCTGCATTCGAGCTGGGTGTTCGCCATCACCCGTCAGGAAAGCGCGTTTATGGATGACGCCCGCTCCGGCGTCGGCGCCAGCGGCCTGATGCAACTGATGCCCGCCACCGCCAAGGAAACCGCGCGCAAGTTCAGCATCCCGCTGGCGTCACCGCAGCAGGTGCTGGACCCGGACAAGAATATCCAACTCGGCGCCGCCTACCTGAGCCAGGTGCACAGCCAGTTCAACGGCAACCGCGTGCTCGCCTCCGCGGCCTACAACGCCGGCCCTGGCCGCGTACGCCAATGGCTGCGCGGCGCCGACCACCTGAGTTTCGACGTGTGGGTGGAGAGCATCCCGTTCGACGAAACCCGCCAGTATGTGCAGAACGTGCTGTCTTATTCGGTGATCTACGGGCAGAAGCTCAACTCGCCACAGCCGCTGGTGGACTGGCACGAACGTTATTTTGATGACCAGTAA
- the rlmM gene encoding 23S rRNA (cytidine(2498)-2'-O)-methyltransferase RlmM translates to MNTLFMHCRPGFEGEVCSEIAEHAARLNVSGYAKAKTGSACAEFVCTEEDGAQRLMRGQRFAELIFPRQWARGVFIDLPETDRISVILAHLRDFPVCGSLWLEMVDTNDGKELSNFCKKFEVHLRKALLAADKLVEDPSKPRLLLTFKSGREVFMGLAESNNSAMWPMGIPRLKFPRDAPSRSTLKLEEAWHHFIPRDQWDERLHGDMTGIDLGAAPGGWTWQLVNRGMLVTAIDNGPMAESLMDTGLVQHLMADGFTFTPKQPVDWMVCDIVEKPARNAALLETWIGEGHCREAVVNLKLPMKQRYAEVKRLLERIEEGFKARGIRVEIGCKQLYHDREEVTCHLRRLDVKKPKAR, encoded by the coding sequence ATGAACACCCTTTTTATGCACTGCCGCCCGGGTTTTGAAGGCGAAGTCTGTTCCGAGATCGCGGAACACGCCGCGCGCCTGAACGTTTCCGGCTATGCCAAGGCCAAGACCGGCAGCGCCTGCGCCGAATTTGTCTGCACCGAAGAAGACGGCGCCCAGCGCCTGATGCGCGGCCAACGCTTTGCCGAGCTGATCTTCCCAAGGCAGTGGGCGCGCGGGGTGTTCATCGACTTGCCGGAAACCGACCGCATCAGCGTGATCCTCGCGCACCTGCGGGATTTCCCGGTGTGCGGCAGCCTGTGGCTGGAGATGGTCGATACCAACGACGGCAAGGAACTGTCGAACTTCTGCAAGAAATTCGAAGTGCATCTGCGCAAGGCCCTGCTGGCCGCCGACAAACTGGTCGAAGACCCGAGCAAGCCGCGCCTGCTGCTGACCTTCAAGAGCGGTCGCGAAGTGTTTATGGGCCTGGCCGAGTCAAACAACTCGGCGATGTGGCCGATGGGCATCCCGCGCCTGAAGTTCCCTCGTGACGCGCCCAGCCGCTCGACCTTGAAGCTGGAGGAGGCATGGCACCACTTTATCCCCCGCGACCAGTGGGACGAGCGCCTGCACGGCGACATGACCGGCATAGACCTCGGCGCAGCGCCAGGCGGCTGGACCTGGCAGTTGGTCAATCGCGGCATGCTGGTGACGGCGATTGATAACGGCCCCATGGCCGAAAGCCTGATGGACACCGGCCTGGTGCAACACTTGATGGCGGATGGTTTTACCTTCACCCCCAAGCAGCCGGTGGACTGGATGGTCTGCGATATCGTCGAGAAACCGGCGCGTAACGCGGCCCTGCTGGAAACCTGGATTGGCGAGGGGCATTGCCGCGAAGCGGTGGTCAACCTCAAGTTGCCGATGAAACAGCGCTACGCCGAAGTAAAACGCCTGCTGGAGCGCATCGAAGAAGGCTTCAAGGCGCGGGGCATCCGGGTAGAAATCGGTTGCAAGCAGCTGTACCACGACCGTGAGGAAGTGACCTGCCACCTGCGCCGCCTGGACGTAAAGAAACCCAAGGCCCGCTAA
- a CDS encoding MATE family efflux transporter, with product MNTATTTLSRPARVRREVHSLLALALPIMIGQLATTAMGFVDAVMAGRVSARDLAAVALGNSIWIPVYLLMTGTLLATTPKVAQRFGAGSHAEIGPLVRQALWLALVVGGTASLLLISAEPILHAMNVDPELIAPCMGYLHGIAAGMPAVALYYVLRCFSDGLGRTRPSMLLGLGGLALNIPLNYVFIYGHFGVPAMGGVGCGWATGIVMWAMMLGFVGWTRWAPAYHASELFKRFDWPKWSVIKRILSIGLPIGIAVFAESSIFAVIALLIGSLGATVVAGHQIALNFSSLVFMIPYSLSMAVTVRVGQALGRGEPREARFAAGVGMGTALAYACLSCSLMLLFREQIATIYTADPQVVQVAAMLIVFAALFQFSDAIQVTAAGALRGYQDTRVTMVLTLFAYWGLGLPVGYLLGLTDWLGQPSGPSGLWQGLIVGLSCAAAMLVVRLARSARKRIRTAV from the coding sequence GTGAACACTGCCACCACAACCCTCTCCCGCCCTGCCCGCGTTCGCCGGGAAGTCCACAGCCTGCTGGCGCTGGCCCTGCCGATCATGATCGGGCAACTGGCAACCACCGCCATGGGTTTTGTCGATGCGGTGATGGCCGGGCGCGTCAGTGCGCGAGACCTGGCGGCAGTGGCCCTGGGCAACTCCATCTGGATTCCGGTGTATCTGTTGATGACCGGCACCTTGCTGGCCACCACCCCCAAAGTCGCGCAGCGCTTTGGCGCCGGCAGCCACGCCGAGATCGGCCCGCTGGTGCGCCAGGCGTTGTGGTTGGCGCTGGTGGTGGGAGGCACCGCGTCATTGCTGCTGATCAGTGCCGAACCGATCCTGCATGCGATGAACGTCGATCCCGAGCTGATCGCCCCCTGCATGGGCTACCTGCACGGCATCGCGGCGGGCATGCCGGCGGTGGCGCTGTACTACGTGCTGCGCTGCTTCAGTGACGGCCTGGGCCGCACGCGCCCAAGCATGCTCCTCGGCCTGGGCGGGCTGGCGTTGAATATTCCGTTGAACTACGTGTTCATCTATGGCCATTTCGGTGTGCCGGCCATGGGCGGCGTGGGCTGCGGCTGGGCCACCGGGATTGTGATGTGGGCAATGATGCTGGGCTTCGTCGGGTGGACCCGCTGGGCCCCGGCCTATCACGCCAGCGAGCTGTTCAAACGCTTCGACTGGCCGAAATGGTCGGTGATCAAGCGTATCCTGAGCATCGGCCTGCCGATTGGCATCGCCGTATTTGCCGAGTCGAGCATCTTTGCGGTGATCGCCCTGCTGATCGGCAGCCTGGGCGCAACCGTGGTCGCCGGGCATCAGATCGCCCTGAACTTCAGTTCCCTGGTGTTCATGATCCCCTACTCCCTGAGCATGGCCGTGACCGTGCGGGTCGGCCAGGCCCTGGGCCGTGGCGAACCCCGTGAAGCGCGCTTCGCCGCTGGCGTGGGGATGGGCACCGCACTGGCCTATGCCTGCCTATCGTGCAGCCTGATGCTGTTGTTTCGCGAGCAGATCGCCACGATCTACACCGCCGACCCGCAGGTGGTCCAGGTGGCGGCGATGCTGATTGTGTTTGCGGCGCTGTTCCAGTTCTCGGATGCGATCCAGGTGACGGCCGCCGGCGCGTTGCGTGGCTACCAGGACACCCGGGTGACCATGGTCCTGACCCTGTTCGCCTATTGGGGCTTGGGCCTGCCGGTGGGTTACTTGCTGGGGCTGACCGACTGGCTGGGCCAGCCCAGCGGCCCGAGCGGCTTGTGGCAGGGCCTGATCGTCGGCCTCAGTTGCGCGGCGGCGATGCTGGTGGTGCGCCTGGCACGCAGTGCGCGCAAGCGCATCCGCACGGCGGTTTAA
- a CDS encoding PA1571 family protein, with amino-acid sequence MSLQTSSTDKVEVIRQPQQLPCSYIDAQGREVQITEEMIQGACAELEQKLVKPAQQG; translated from the coding sequence ATGTCCTTGCAAACCAGCAGCACTGACAAAGTTGAAGTAATCCGCCAGCCACAGCAGTTGCCTTGCTCGTACATCGATGCACAGGGCCGTGAAGTGCAGATTACCGAAGAGATGATCCAGGGCGCCTGCGCCGAACTGGAGCAGAAACTGGTCAAGCCTGCCCAGCAAGGCTGA